The uncultured Bacteroides sp. genomic sequence CGATATTTTAATTAAAAATGAGTTGCCTGATGAAGAAGCACAACATTGTATTCGTGTGTTGCGTCTGTCTCAAGGTGACGAGATTATGCTGACTGATGGTCATGGCTCCTTTTATAAAGCGGAAATAAGCATGGCCAGCGGAAAGAAATGTTTTGTTTCTATTGTTGAAAGAATTCATCAGGAAAAGCCATGGTCATGTCATTTGCATATTGCAATGGCACCAACAAAAAATATGGATCGTAATGAATGGTTTGCAGAAAAAGCTACAGAAATAGGTTTTGACGAGCTAACCTTTCTAAATTGTCGCTTTTCGGAAAGAAAAGTAATTAAGAATGAGAGAATTGAAAAGATACTAGTATCTGCCATTAAACAGTCATTGAAAGCAATACTTCCTTTATTAAACGAAATGACTGACTTCGACAAGTTTATCTCACGCGATTTCCCGGGACAGAAATTTATCGCTCATTGCTATGAAGGTGAAAAACCTTTATTAAAAGATGTAATTCGAAAAGGAGAGGATGCATTGGTGTTGATCGGACCAGAAGGAGATTTTAGTCCGGAAGAAGTAGAGAAAGCTCTTGCAAAAGGTTTTCAGCCTATCAGTCTCGGAAAATCCCGGTTACGTACGGAGACTGCAGCTCTGGTGGCATGTCATACCATGAACTTGATGAATCAATAACTTATTTTATATAATATGAATAAACTTAAATTCTTTTCCCACTTATCGGTACTGTTAGTGGCAGTGCTGTTGTTGGGTTCTTGTTCCAAAGACAGAGAGTATACAAGAGTTATTCCCTCAAATGCTTCGTTGGTGGTTTCAGTTGATGTTCCGTCAATAATAAAGAAGAGTGGCTTGATGGATAATAAAGAATCCATTATGAAAAATATGAGTGCTGCTCTGAACAATGAAAAACTGGCAAAGCTGGTCCAGAATCCCTCGGAAGCTGGCCTTTCTCTGGAAGAAAAAGCCTATTTTTTTCTGTCATCAGAAGATGCGCCTGTTGTTTTATTTAAAGTATCCGATATGGATAAGTTGCAAGAGACCTTCAAACTGATGCAGACAGAAGGACTTTGTGATGAAATAGAGAAAAATGGCAGTTACTCATCCGCTGTTCTCCGTGGATTTGGAATCTGTGCATTTGACAATAGTTCTTTAATAATAATGGAAACCACTAATCCTCACTCATTACCGGTGAAGGAAAGTGTTACAAAATTGATGAATCAAGACGAAAAAGTCAGCATTACCGCTAATAAAGGTTTTCAGCAAATGATTGCTAAGAAGAGTGATGTTTGCCTGTATGGCTCTTTTGCCTCAATGCCCCAGTTAACATCTGCTTCTATGATGATGGGACTTCCGGAAGATGCTGATTTAAGAGAAATGATGTTACTTGCCCAAATGAACTTTGAAAATGGGAAAGTTGCTATCGAAGGTGAATATTACACAGAAAATAAATCATTGAAGGAGTATTTTAAGAAACAGTCTGAAATGGGAGGGAAGATTAACCATGCTTTCCTTAAACGTATGCCTGCCTCTTCATTGGCTTATCTTTGTACAAATGTAAAAGGCGATAAGTTATATGAGATGCTTATAAAAAGCACCGAGTTTAAAGGAATGGTGAAAGATTCACGGCTGACTCCCGGATTTAACATGAAGAATAGCGTTACTTCATTGAATGGCGATGTATCTGTTGCACTTTCGGGTATGAGTGAAAATGGAACACCTTTATTGCTGGCTTATGCGGAAGTGAAAGACCCATCAGCTGCTGGAATTGTTTATGCCTTCAAAAAAGATTTTGACGAGGTGGGAATGACAGTTGCTACTTCCGGAAAGAATGAATATGTGGTAAAGAGCCCAATGCTTCCTATGGCAATTCATTTTGGAGTAAGAAATAATTATTTCTATTTAACCAATGATGAGAACCTATATAAAAGCATTGGGAAAGACTTTTCCAGCTCACTTGCTGATGCAAAATACGAATATATTAAAGGTGATGCCAACGGTTATTTTGTTCTTGACATGGATAATGTTATGAAATTACCGATGGTAACTAATGCCTTTGCACGTTTTGGCTCGCAGGGAGCTATGGCTCAGTCTGTTCTTGCCGGGTTCTCTTATGCTGAAGCATACAATAAAGATGATCAAAAAAGTGTAGTAAATATCTATTTAAAAAATAAAAACGAGAACGTTCTAAAGCAACTTATTGCCGGATTAAGAAAGGTGATTGGCTAGAACAGGTTTTAAATTGAAATGCATCAATGAATAACATTATCTTACAGCAGACTTTACCGAATGTGTTTGCCGAACGTGAATCTATTGTTTCGGAAGTCTGGAAAAGGAATCTGGAGCTTCAAAAGGGTGAGATTAATCTGATTGAAGCAGACTCAGGTACGGGAAAATCTTCACTCTGTAGCTATATCTATGGTTATAGAAACGATTATCAGGGAACGTTCCAATTTGATAAGGATAATATCAGATCTTTATCTGTATCTAAATGGGTAAATATCAGAAAACATTCTCTGAGTATGCTTTTTCAGGAGCTGCGACTTTTCTCAGAACTCACAGCTTTGGAGAATGTACAACTTAAAAACAATCTTACCGGATATAAAACCCAAAAGGAAATAGAGGATTTGTTCGAAGCAATGGGGATTTCTGATAAGTTCAATTCAAAAGCAGGAAAACTCTCTTTCGGACAGCAACAGCGAGTGGCGTTTATAAGATCTTTATGTCAGCCTTTCGACTTTATATTCCTTGACGAGCCAATCAGTCATCTTGACGAGACTAACGGCCAGATCATGGGTGAGCTTTTAATGCAGGAAGTGAATAAACAGGGAGCAGGCGTTATTGTAACGTCTATTGGTAAACATATTGAATTGAATTACAATAAAATATTTAAGCTATGAAACTTGTTTGGAAACTTCTTCGTCAGCATATAAGTCTGCCTCAGTTGGGTGGTTTTTTCTTTGCCAATCTTTTCGGTATGATGATTGTTGCACTAAGTGTGCAGTTCTATAAAGATATTGCTCAGGTATTTACCGAAGGTGACAGCTTTATAAAGAAAGACTTTGTTATTGTAACCAAAAAGGTAAGTACGTTGGGTTCTATAACCGGAGTAAGTAATACTTTCTCCGAAGATGATCTCAGCGAAGTTAAATCTCAGTCATTCGCTAAAAATGTAGGTTCGTTTATACCTTCCCAGTTCTCGGTTACTGCCGGATTTGGGATGGATCAATCCGATTTTCATCTTTCCACAGAAATGTTTTTTGAATCTGTGCCTAATGATTATGTGGATGTAAGTCTACAGAAATGGCACTTTGATAAGAATTCTCATACTATTCCTATTATTCTTCCCCGTAATTATCTGAACCTTTATAATTTTGGGTTTGCGCAGTCGCGTAGCCTTCCAAAACTTTCTGAAGGATTGATGGGAATGATTAAGCTCGATATCTTGATCCGGGGAAATAATAAGGTGGAGAAATATAAAGGTAACATAGTAGGCTTTTCAAGTCGTTTGAATACAATTCTTGTACCAGAGGAATTTATAAACTGGGCAAACGAGATTTATGCTCCCGGTAAACAAGTGCAACCTTCACGCTTGATTGTGGAAGTGAAGAATCCTGCAGATGAGAATATAGCCAAATTCTTTCAGAAGAAAGGGTATGAAACGGAAGATAATAAACTGGATGCCGGGAAAACAACCTATTTCCTGAAGCTTACTACCGGAATTGTATTGGCTGTAGGACTTCTTATAAGTGTTCTTTCGTTCTATATATTAATGCTTAGCATTTATCTATTGTTGCAAAAGAACACTACGAAGCTGGAGAATCTGTTGTTGTTAGGGTATAGTCCTGGCCGGGTAGCTTTGCCTTATCAGATACTTACGCTAGGGTTGAACTTCGTTGTCTTAATTTTGGCAATATTGTTGGTTGGTTGGGCACGTTCCTATTACATGGGAGTTGTAGCATCGCTCTTCCCTCAAATAGCTGCAGGATCAATTATCCCCGCAGTTGTTATCGGAACAACTCTGTTTGTTGTAGTCTCTTCCATGAATATTGTAGCCATCCGCAAAAAGGTTCAATCCATCTGGATGCATAAATCATAGAACGGAAAATATAAATTTATCTGCCACCTGCTACTAATCTTTAGTAAAATCGCCTTGTTTACGGGCCTTTTAATAGGTGGCAGATAAATCATTATAACACTTTATCTTCTATGTTGTAATCCAAATAATAAGAGTATTATTAATATTTATTATACTTTTTATTAGCTTTGTAATCAGTGAGTTGAAGAGGAAACAAGCTCTGCTGAGGAGCAACTTGTCAGCAATAAATTTCCTGCGTTACACTGTAACATTATTTTTTTTGGGAGGGGAGGCTTGTATGGTTTCCCCTTTCATGTTACAGATATCGCTATATGGCTAAGAAAACCTCTATTGATTGTTTCCTTACTTTCTATTTATTAATAACTCCTATATAAACAACCTTCTATCAGTAGTTTAAACTGATATTACTATCAGTTTTCTACATTTTCCTTTTTCAGTTCAATAGGAAGAGGCCGCAAACTGCTAAAGCAGGCTAAGCTGCAAGATAAACTAAGCGATCACTCTTATTTTGAAAGATAGTTATATAGGCATTATCATTAAACCACTCCACATTCATATTTTTGTCTCTTTTTTAAAACATAATACATTCTGTTTAATAGTTTTCTTGCGATTCGTATTATAGCTTTATTGGGCTCCATCCTTTTACAGAGTTGTAAAAAACACCTTGTCAATGCCGGATCTATTCTTACTGCAATCCAGGAACTTTCAATCAGACACTTTCTTAAAATCGTTTTCTTTCTAAATGTCATCTCTCCATAATTCTCAATCTCTCCACTTGAATGACAGGTGGGTATTATTCCTACAAAACCGGCTAACTTGTCTGTATTGTGGAATCGTTCAATATCTTCTATCTCCGACAAAAAAGTAAGCCCTGTAATTAAACCAATTCCCGGAATGCTTCTTATTAACTCTATCTCCTTCACATATTTCTCAGAAACAGCAAGACTATGAATTTTTCTATTGATTTCCAATAAAAGAACTCTTTGTTGCTCTACTTCCCTGACGAGTAATGACAAGGCGTCATTACCATTCGTTGTATTAAGTGATACCTCCTCTTTTAACCATTTAAGAAAACGTCTGGACCAATGACTGGTTGATTTCTCAAATTCTGGAGGGTAAGATATACCATAAAAATAAAGCAAAGCTTTTATGCGCTGTTTAAATCTAGTCATATCCTTCACCATTGTGTCTCGAGTGCGTATCAATGTGCGGTTTTCCAATGTCTCAATGAATGGGACATGTATGCCAATGAGTTCATTAGCTCTTAAAGAACGGGCAATTTTCATACTATCACGGGAATCGTTTTTAAGTATCTGTTCTTTCTGGCTAGTTGGTATATCAGCAGGATTAACCACAATATTATTTATATTTAGTTTCTTAAGTTCAAAATGAATATTAAATCCACAGAATCCGGCTTCATAGGCTGAATAATAAGTTCCACCAGGAAAATTAGTATTCAGATAGTCTCGTAAAATTGAAGGAACAGGAGGTTGGTTGAATGTTTTATGATGCAGGTATTCTGTGTAAATTGTCACATTCCAACTTTTCAAATGAACATCAATTCCAACATAAATATTTTCTCCTTCAAAATTTAGTTTGTTACTTTGTGTACGCATAAGCTTTGAGTTTTTAATTGTTTAAGTTTGGTACCTCAAATATATTAATACTCTTGGCTTATGCTTTGTTCGTCTGCATATTAATTACAAACATAGGGACTGCTACCAATTTCTACTATCTGCCACTACTCCTTTTTATACGTTTTCGATCGGTTCTCCATAATAATCCAAAAACTGCAATCCGGTTTTTACTACTCACAGAGAACTTTTATAAATATCACGTCAGAGTTATAACAACACCTCGGTCTACTTTAAAAAAGTATTAATCTTTGTTTTGTACAACATTGCATTAATCTTATTCCTGAGAAATAAAATATCCCTGGATATATATAATAAACTTCATTGTCTTTGTGATTTTGTATTTTTTTTATCTTTTTGTATTTATATGAAATAGTAAATATTCCTAAATTATAAATAGTTAAATCTGATTTATAAAACAGTAACTTTTAATCTGTTTTTTATGTGTTTTGATATCTTATTATAGTTAATATATGTATATTTATTTTTGCTATAATAGTTTAAATTGCTTTTTTATAGTACTTTTAGAGATTAACGTTGATTAAATAATAGCAATAAAAGTTTATTTAGGTTAAGATTGTGGTAATTTAAAAAACTTTGTACTTTTAGCTGTGTTTTATAAATAGTTTTTTAAGTAAACAGTTTTCAAAACGATAATATATGTCAAGAACTATTTAATTAAAACATGATTGATTATGAAAAAAAGATTTTTATTTTTAGTAGGAATCGGAGTTCTGTTAGCTATGAGCTCTTGTTCAAAGGAGGAAGATAATTTAGTTGTAAAGAAGGGCGAACCTGCAGCGCTGACATTAACCTTAAAGGGCACAGATGTAAATACGCGAGCTACTAGTCCTGTAGTATCTCTATCAGAGGAAAATAAAGTTAACCGAGTAACTGTTGGATTATTTAAAACAAATACTGGTGAAGAGGGGAAAACCGATATCATAAAAGAGTTTACATTTTCTAACGGTTCCCCTACTACTATTCAAATAAAGGGATCTATAATACATGGTTCTGATGATATTGGTAATCGTGATGTGGTTGTAGTAGCTAATGCTGATGAAAATACTTTTACGGGTGCTACAACTAAAACTGAATTTCTATCAAAACTTATTAATTTGAAACAAGATATCAATAATCTTCCAATGATTGGTAATGGTAATGTAACACTGAGTGCTGATATTACTGACCCAAGTCAATTAACCATAAATTTAACCCGCATGGTAGCACGTGTTCAATTAACTAGCTTAAGTACTGATTTTGATCCTGCAGGACAATATCCTAATGCAGTATTTAAAGCTGATGGTATTTATTTACTGAAGGCTAATGGAACATCCCAAGCAAATGGTACCGTTTCAAATCCATTAAATGGGTGGACATATCAATATCCAACTAATTCTGGAACTTATCCTTTGAGAGATCATTTTAGTTCTCCAATTTTAATCTCAAAATCACCTGCATATACTACAAATCATTATTTCTATACATTTCCG encodes the following:
- a CDS encoding 16S rRNA (uracil(1498)-N(3))-methyltransferase — encoded protein: MHVFYTPDILIKNELPDEEAQHCIRVLRLSQGDEIMLTDGHGSFYKAEISMASGKKCFVSIVERIHQEKPWSCHLHIAMAPTKNMDRNEWFAEKATEIGFDELTFLNCRFSERKVIKNERIEKILVSAIKQSLKAILPLLNEMTDFDKFISRDFPGQKFIAHCYEGEKPLLKDVIRKGEDALVLIGPEGDFSPEEVEKALAKGFQPISLGKSRLRTETAALVACHTMNLMNQ
- a CDS encoding DUF4836 family protein, translating into MNKLKFFSHLSVLLVAVLLLGSCSKDREYTRVIPSNASLVVSVDVPSIIKKSGLMDNKESIMKNMSAALNNEKLAKLVQNPSEAGLSLEEKAYFFLSSEDAPVVLFKVSDMDKLQETFKLMQTEGLCDEIEKNGSYSSAVLRGFGICAFDNSSLIIMETTNPHSLPVKESVTKLMNQDEKVSITANKGFQQMIAKKSDVCLYGSFASMPQLTSASMMMGLPEDADLREMMLLAQMNFENGKVAIEGEYYTENKSLKEYFKKQSEMGGKINHAFLKRMPASSLAYLCTNVKGDKLYEMLIKSTEFKGMVKDSRLTPGFNMKNSVTSLNGDVSVALSGMSENGTPLLLAYAEVKDPSAAGIVYAFKKDFDEVGMTVATSGKNEYVVKSPMLPMAIHFGVRNNYFYLTNDENLYKSIGKDFSSSLADAKYEYIKGDANGYFVLDMDNVMKLPMVTNAFARFGSQGAMAQSVLAGFSYAEAYNKDDQKSVVNIYLKNKNENVLKQLIAGLRKVIG
- a CDS encoding ATP-binding cassette domain-containing protein; the protein is MNNIILQQTLPNVFAERESIVSEVWKRNLELQKGEINLIEADSGTGKSSLCSYIYGYRNDYQGTFQFDKDNIRSLSVSKWVNIRKHSLSMLFQELRLFSELTALENVQLKNNLTGYKTQKEIEDLFEAMGISDKFNSKAGKLSFGQQQRVAFIRSLCQPFDFIFLDEPISHLDETNGQIMGELLMQEVNKQGAGVIVTSIGKHIELNYNKIFKL
- a CDS encoding ABC transporter permease; this translates as MKLVWKLLRQHISLPQLGGFFFANLFGMMIVALSVQFYKDIAQVFTEGDSFIKKDFVIVTKKVSTLGSITGVSNTFSEDDLSEVKSQSFAKNVGSFIPSQFSVTAGFGMDQSDFHLSTEMFFESVPNDYVDVSLQKWHFDKNSHTIPIILPRNYLNLYNFGFAQSRSLPKLSEGLMGMIKLDILIRGNNKVEKYKGNIVGFSSRLNTILVPEEFINWANEIYAPGKQVQPSRLIVEVKNPADENIAKFFQKKGYETEDNKLDAGKTTYFLKLTTGIVLAVGLLISVLSFYILMLSIYLLLQKNTTKLENLLLLGYSPGRVALPYQILTLGLNFVVLILAILLVGWARSYYMGVVASLFPQIAAGSIIPAVVIGTTLFVVVSSMNIVAIRKKVQSIWMHKS
- a CDS encoding IS110 family transposase, translated to MRTQSNKLNFEGENIYVGIDVHLKSWNVTIYTEYLHHKTFNQPPVPSILRDYLNTNFPGGTYYSAYEAGFCGFNIHFELKKLNINNIVVNPADIPTSQKEQILKNDSRDSMKIARSLRANELIGIHVPFIETLENRTLIRTRDTMVKDMTRFKQRIKALLYFYGISYPPEFEKSTSHWSRRFLKWLKEEVSLNTTNGNDALSLLVREVEQQRVLLLEINRKIHSLAVSEKYVKEIELIRSIPGIGLITGLTFLSEIEDIERFHNTDKLAGFVGIIPTCHSSGEIENYGEMTFRKKTILRKCLIESSWIAVRIDPALTRCFLQLCKRMEPNKAIIRIARKLLNRMYYVLKKRQKYECGVV
- a CDS encoding fimbrial protein; this encodes MKKRFLFLVGIGVLLAMSSCSKEEDNLVVKKGEPAALTLTLKGTDVNTRATSPVVSLSEENKVNRVTVGLFKTNTGEEGKTDIIKEFTFSNGSPTTIQIKGSIIHGSDDIGNRDVVVVANADENTFTGATTKTEFLSKLINLKQDINNLPMIGNGNVTLSADITDPSQLTINLTRMVARVQLTSLSTDFDPAGQYPNAVFKADGIYLLKANGTSQANGTVSNPLNGWTYQYPTNSGTYPLRDHFSSPILISKSPAYTTNHYFYTFPNVFPSPLDPTFADATKLVIEGVFDADGDLNTTSDQVNPCYYPIVVNRILGVLSPQQTLDGYNTGIKRNTIYSISVVIKNIGVNNTSTIIDPAYLNVTVVPQNWQLAIDQPVDF